The proteins below are encoded in one region of Deltaproteobacteria bacterium:
- a CDS encoding radical SAM protein, producing the protein MALLVTETFYSLMGESTFAGQPGFFIRLCGCNLRCRYCDTTYAYEGGETRSVASLVAAAQAQQARLALVTGGEPLLQAESLKLMSALAEAGLTVLLETNGSLPIAPVDTRVHRIVDVKCPSSGMAAHNHLDNLNFLTPNDEIKVVVGNRADFDWALEVLRPFQPWERLPVLFSPVFGMLPPQELAAWILESRLPLRLNLQLHKYIWGPEVRGV; encoded by the coding sequence ATGGCCCTGTTAGTCACGGAAACTTTTTATAGCCTGATGGGGGAGTCCACCTTCGCCGGGCAGCCCGGGTTTTTTATCCGCCTCTGCGGCTGTAATCTGCGCTGTCGCTACTGTGATACCACCTATGCTTATGAAGGCGGCGAGACGCGGTCGGTGGCCTCCCTGGTGGCCGCGGCCCAGGCCCAGCAGGCCCGGCTGGCGTTGGTTACTGGCGGCGAACCCCTGCTGCAGGCCGAATCTTTGAAGTTGATGTCAGCCCTGGCCGAAGCCGGGCTGACGGTCTTATTGGAGACCAATGGCTCCCTACCCATAGCGCCGGTGGATACCCGGGTGCATCGGATCGTCGATGTCAAGTGTCCGTCCAGCGGCATGGCGGCCCATAATCATCTCGACAACTTGAATTTTCTAACCCCCAACGACGAAATCAAGGTGGTGGTGGGCAACCGCGCCGATTTTGACTGGGCGCTGGAAGTGCTGAGGCCCTTCCAACCCTGGGAGCGCTTGCCGGTATTATTTTCTCCGGTGTTCGGGATGTTGCCTCCTCAGGAGTTAGCCGCCTGGATCTTGGAAAGCCGGCTGCCGCTGCGGCTCAACCTGCAGCTGCATAAAT